The sequence CTTGTTGGCCCCGTCCAAAAGCGTGGTTTCTTCCTGGTATCCATCGGCCTTGAGCTTGGAGCGGATTTCCACGCCCTGTTGCTGGGCGGCTGCGAGAGCACTCGTATAGGCCGCCATTTTTTCCTGAGCTTGAGCCGTGAAGTTCTCCACGTCGTGCAGTTGCGCCGACATGCGTTGGGCGCGCTTCTTGATGACCGCCCGGATCGGTCGATAGAGGATGGCGTTGAGCACAGCCAGAACAATGAAGAAGTTGATCAGCTGAATGAGCATGGAAATGTTGACATCAATCATAGTCTGCCCTCCGGGTGGTGAGTATGTGAATTTTAGTGCAAGCCAAACGGCCTCTACCGAATTTTATGTTCTCTGTCAAAAGGTTTTCATTTTTTTCACGTACTCTGAGTAGTTCAAGAAGAAGATTCGGAATCTTCTCGAGGTATTGGGAGTTCGTCGGTGGTCTCGGTGGTCGTTGCGGACATCACCACGTCGCCGTCCAGAACCGCTCCTTCCTCGATGATCAAGGTCGGGGCGCGCAGCGAACCCTGCAGACGAGCCGTCTTGTGCAGGACGATCTTGTCCTCCGCCGTGACGCGTCCCTTGAGCAGGCCGCTGAGGATCAGGCTGCCCACGGCGACTTCGCCGTCGATCTTTGCGTCCTGCCCGACGATCAGGGTGCCTTGGGAATCGATTCTTCCGAGAAAGGAGCCATCAATGCGGACCGCCCCTTGAAAGTGGAGTTTTCCTTCGTACGACGTTCCAGAGCCCAGGAAGGCGTTGATCTCGTCTTTGGCCATGGCTGGAGTTCCTTTATTAGAGTCTTTTGAAAAGAGCGCACACATGGATTGATGCTCTCCGGGTTGATTATTTTTTGAAAAAAAAGCGGCGCATGGAAATGTTGAGCACGAGACCGATCAAACAGAAACTGGTCATGGTCGACGTGCCTCCGTAGCTGATCAGCGGAAGAGGGATGCCCACTACGGGCATCAAGCCCAGCACCATGCCCATGTTGATGAGTATTTGCCAGAAAAAGTAGAAGAAAATACCCACGGCCAGATAGCAGCCGAATCCGTCCTTGGCCTCGGCCGCGGTTCGGATGATGCTCAATAGGAACAGGGAAATCAGAATCAAGAGGACCAGACAGCCGATAAATCCCCATTCCTCCCCAAACACGGCCAATGCGAAGTCAGTATGCTTTTCCGGCAAAAATCGCAATTGACTCTGGGTTCCCTCCAAAAAGCCCCTGCCCCAGAGTTGCCCGGAGCCCACCGCGATCTGAGATTGAATAATATGGTATCCGGCGCCCAGCGGATCATTGCCTGGGTCGAGAAAGCCGAGAATGCGCTGGCGCTGGTAGTCGTGCAGCACGTGCCAACCCAGGGGAAGGGCCGCGGGAACGAGTAGGGCCGCCACTTTGAGCACCGAGCCGCGGATACCGCGAAACAGGGCCATGCCGCCCAGGATCAGCAGCAGGGTGACGGCCGAGCCGAGGTCCGGCTGTTTGAGCACGAGAAGCGCCGGAACAAGACCGATGCCGCCGAGAATCAGAAGTTGGTTCCAGCCAAGCTTGCCCTGGTCACGGGAAAGCAGCTTGGCGGCGAGGATCAGTAGGGAAATTTTAGCGAACTCACTGGATTGGAAGTTGAACAGGCCCAGATCCAGCCAGCGTCGGGCCCCCATAATGGTTTTGCCCCAGAGCAGGGTCGCGACCAGGGCGAGCACGGTGGCCACGAACAACGGCCAGGCCAGCATCCGCAAGTGTCGATAATCAAAGACTAGAAAGGCGATCATTCCGCCCAGGCCAATCATGCCCCAGTAGAGTTGCTTCCGATAAAAGGAGCTCAAAGAGAGCCCCTCCTCCATCCGGAACCCACTGGCGGAGTAGAGGTTGACGACTCCCAAGGCGAACAGGGCCATGGCGAAGCCGGCCAAGGCCCAGTCGAAGTGGGTGATTAAACGGCGATCAAGCAGGGTCAAGGGCTTCGTCCGTTTCTGGGGGGGCTGGAGGGTCAGGGAACAGGTAGTCGTAAATGGATTTGATGATCGGTCCGGCTGTGGAGCCGCCGCCTCCGCCGTGTTCGACCATGGCTACGATGACGTAACTGCGTCCGTCTCTTTGGCCGAAGGAATTCATCCAGGCGTGGTCACGGAAGTGGTACGGAATGTCCGTGAGCTTGGCCCGCTCGAACTCGCTCATCAGTCGAACCACCTGGGCTGTGCCGGTCTTGGCTCCAAGGCGCACGCCGGGCTTGGCGATCCGTCGCGCCGTGCCCCTTGAGCCTTCGACGGTGTTGACCATGGTTTGCACCAGAAATTCCCGGTGCCCGGCTTGCAAGGGCAGTTCTCCCAGGATATCCGGAGGCGCGTCGGCCAGGAGCTGAGGCTTGAGCAGTTTGCCGCCGTTGATCAGGGCCGCGGTGTATCTGGCCACCTGCAGCGGCGTGGTCAGCATGTAGCCTTGCCCGATGGACATGTTCAGATTTTCTCCGCCGTGCCAAGGCTCGTTAAAGCGGCGACGTTTCCAATCGCGGCTGGGAACCAGGCCCATGGATTCGTGGGGCAGGTCGATGCCGGTGCGCACGCCGAACCCGCTTTCCACGGCATGGGGGTGCATCCGGTCCACGCCCAGTTTGTCTCCGAGGGTGTAAAAGTAGACGTCACAGGACTGGACCAATCCCTGGTTCATGTCCATCCAGCCGTGTCCGCGTCGTTCCCAGCAGCGGAACAGGCGATTGCCCAGCCGGAGTCCGCCGGAGCAGAAGACCCGGTCAGTGGTTGCGGCGATGCGGTGCGTCAGTGCGGCTCCGGCAATGACCAGCTTGAAGACCGAGCCCGGGGGGTACGCGCTCTGGATGGCCCGGTTCTGCAACGGATGGGCGGGATTGTCCCGGAGCAGGGCCCAGTCCGCGTGGCTTAACCCGGAGACGAACATATTGTTGTCAAAGGCCGGTTTGCTGACCAGGGCCAAGACCTGCCCGGTATCGGCTTCCATAACGATCACCGAGCCGACATGCTCGCCCAGGGCTTGGTCGACGAACTCTTGCAGTTCCAGGTCGATGCTCAGCCGAACATCGCCTCCGGCTTCAGGAGGGACCAGCATCGTGGTCCCCAACTGACGTCCGGCGGCGTCCACGTCAACTTGGCGCGCCCCCTTGCGCCCGCGCATTGACGATTCCATGGTGAACTCGATCCCTTTTTTGCCTACGCTGTCGCCCAGGGTCAGGTTCGGATCGGCGTTCATTTCCTGCTCGTTGGCCTCGGCTACGTATCCGATAACGTGGGCCAGCAATGGGCCCTGGGGATAAAATCGTCTCGGCTTGGTGAGGATTTTCAGTTCCGGCCAGGTCATGGTGTTGGCTTCGATGGTGGCCAGTTGCGCAAAGGTCAGTGAATGGACGAGGATTTGCGGCTCAAACCGCCGGATTCTCGGGCGTCCCTTTTCGAAGGTTTCCTGGAGAAGGTCGTGGTTCATATCCAGCCAGTCGCTGATCCGTCGGAGGGCGGCGGGGATGTCCCGTGAGTCCTCGCGAACAATGGCCAGGGCGTAGGCCGGTTCGTTCACGGCCAACAACACGCCGTTGCGATCCCTGATCAGGCCTCGGGGAGCGTAAACCTGCTGCTGGCGGATGCGGTTGTTTTCGGCTCGATCAGCAAACTCCTGGCCTCGATGCAGTTGTAAATACCAGAAACGCAGGGTGAAGACGACGAATATTCCCAGCACCAACAGTTGGAGCAGCAGCAGGCCGTTTTTCGGAGACTGCTGTTGTTCGGCGTCACGATTGAGATGCATGGCGGGAGATGAAGCGGTAAACAGCGTCCAGGAGCCACCAGCCCAGTATAATCGTCGCGAACATGGTCAAGCTTTCCAAGAGCAGACGCTGGCCTTGGATGTCCATGGACTGGAGCCCGGCCATGGTATGCAGGATGATCATCTGCGCGAGGGAGAAGGCGGCGGCCAGCAGCAGGATGAAGACCGGACTGCGGGCTTCGAACAGACCGCGCCCGACCAGGAACATTCCGATGAGCCCCCCGTAGCGCAGGAGCCCCGCACCGAACACCAGGGCTCCGGTGCCTTCCTGGATCAGCAGCGCCGGGAGGATCAGCGCGAGGACATGGCTGAATCGTTCCCGCTGCAGGCAGAGAACGACGCCCGGAGCGAAGAAGTCCGTCCCGGGAAAAAACAGTTGGAGCCAAACCGCCAAAACGAAGAAGACGACCCAAAAAACGCGTGCCGGGGTCACGCCGATGATGGAAAGCACGTCTACTCTTCGATGACCGGGGTAAGGTTCAATACCAGGAATACTTCCTCCAGGTTGCGCAAGTCCACGAGCGACGAGGCCTCCACTACTTGGAACAGCGAGGTGCTGGGCCGCTCGATGCGCTGGACCCGGGCCACGGGCAACCCCTTGGGGAAAATGCCGTCCATGCCGGAGGTGACGAGAATTTCGCCCTCCTGGAGCAGGTCGTTCAGCGGGACGTATTGCATTTGCAGTTCCCGTTGCGGCCCATTGCCCACCAGGATGCCCTGCGTGCGGTGGTCGCGGCCCATAATTGCCACTTTACTGTTGGGATCGGTGATCAAGAGCACGTTGGAAAAGGAGGGGGAACCGCGCAGCACTCGCCCCACGACTCCCAGGGGAGTGATCACGGGGGTGTTTTCGACGACACCGACCCGGGTTCCCTTGTCCACAAGTAAGGATTCCACCACTGCGTGCGGTCCGAACCGTGCGGCCACTACCCGCCCGCCTTCCAGAGTCCATTCCTCGGGCGGCTGGAAATCGTGCAGGTCTCGCAGGCGGTTGACCTCGGCGGCCTCCTCATGCAACCGGGACAATTGCAAATAAAGATCAGTGACCTTGGCCCACAGCCGTTCATTCTCCTGGCGCACCTCTCCCAGTTTGACGTAGGAATCCCAAGTGGAACGAACCTGCTCTCTGGTCCATCGCAGGGGGAACGAAACCCAGGCCACGATTTCCAGGCCGGTCTTTCCCGTGATCCCGTCCAGGACGCCGGTACGCCAGTTCCAGGTGTAAATGCTCAGAAGCAGAAAGATGATCAGGAGCAAAAAAGCTATGAACCGCTTGGAGCGGACGGGAAAGAGGCTAATCGATGGTTACCTCCCGCAAGATGTCCAGGCTGTCCAGTGCCTTGCCGGA comes from Desulfonatronum thiodismutans and encodes:
- a CDS encoding ATP synthase F0 subunit B, which codes for MIDVNISMLIQLINFFIVLAVLNAILYRPIRAVIKKRAQRMSAQLHDVENFTAQAQEKMAAYTSALAAAQQQGVEIRSKLKADGYQEETTLLDGANKSAAQELKAAREDAASQVRAGKKTLTSRVDGYARQVSEKVVGWAV
- a CDS encoding bactofilin family protein, with translation MAKDEINAFLGSGTSYEGKLHFQGAVRIDGSFLGRIDSQGTLIVGQDAKIDGEVAVGSLILSGLLKGRVTAEDKIVLHKTARLQGSLRAPTLIIEEGAVLDGDVVMSATTTETTDELPIPREDSESSS
- the rodA gene encoding rod shape-determining protein RodA — encoded protein: MTLLDRRLITHFDWALAGFAMALFALGVVNLYSASGFRMEEGLSLSSFYRKQLYWGMIGLGGMIAFLVFDYRHLRMLAWPLFVATVLALVATLLWGKTIMGARRWLDLGLFNFQSSEFAKISLLILAAKLLSRDQGKLGWNQLLILGGIGLVPALLVLKQPDLGSAVTLLLILGGMALFRGIRGSVLKVAALLVPAALPLGWHVLHDYQRQRILGFLDPGNDPLGAGYHIIQSQIAVGSGQLWGRGFLEGTQSQLRFLPEKHTDFALAVFGEEWGFIGCLVLLILISLFLLSIIRTAAEAKDGFGCYLAVGIFFYFFWQILINMGMVLGLMPVVGIPLPLISYGGTSTMTSFCLIGLVLNISMRRFFFKK
- the mrdA gene encoding penicillin-binding protein 2; translation: MHLNRDAEQQQSPKNGLLLLQLLVLGIFVVFTLRFWYLQLHRGQEFADRAENNRIRQQQVYAPRGLIRDRNGVLLAVNEPAYALAIVREDSRDIPAALRRISDWLDMNHDLLQETFEKGRPRIRRFEPQILVHSLTFAQLATIEANTMTWPELKILTKPRRFYPQGPLLAHVIGYVAEANEQEMNADPNLTLGDSVGKKGIEFTMESSMRGRKGARQVDVDAAGRQLGTTMLVPPEAGGDVRLSIDLELQEFVDQALGEHVGSVIVMEADTGQVLALVSKPAFDNNMFVSGLSHADWALLRDNPAHPLQNRAIQSAYPPGSVFKLVIAGAALTHRIAATTDRVFCSGGLRLGNRLFRCWERRGHGWMDMNQGLVQSCDVYFYTLGDKLGVDRMHPHAVESGFGVRTGIDLPHESMGLVPSRDWKRRRFNEPWHGGENLNMSIGQGYMLTTPLQVARYTAALINGGKLLKPQLLADAPPDILGELPLQAGHREFLVQTMVNTVEGSRGTARRIAKPGVRLGAKTGTAQVVRLMSEFERAKLTDIPYHFRDHAWMNSFGQRDGRSYVIVAMVEHGGGGGSTAGPIIKSIYDYLFPDPPAPPETDEALDPA
- the mreC gene encoding rod shape-determining protein MreC, which gives rise to MLLIIFLLLSIYTWNWRTGVLDGITGKTGLEIVAWVSFPLRWTREQVRSTWDSYVKLGEVRQENERLWAKVTDLYLQLSRLHEEAAEVNRLRDLHDFQPPEEWTLEGGRVVAARFGPHAVVESLLVDKGTRVGVVENTPVITPLGVVGRVLRGSPSFSNVLLITDPNSKVAIMGRDHRTQGILVGNGPQRELQMQYVPLNDLLQEGEILVTSGMDGIFPKGLPVARVQRIERPSTSLFQVVEASSLVDLRNLEEVFLVLNLTPVIEE